A DNA window from SAR324 cluster bacterium contains the following coding sequences:
- the sseA gene encoding 3-mercaptopyruvate sulfurtransferase, translating to MPFQLNSLIESAELANHLGDPNLKIIDGSWHLPKANRDGRQEFEKEHIPGAVFLDLDELSDQDSELPHTFPTEEYFSTKIGELGVDNESWVVVYDSTGLFSAARIWWMFRTFGHHKVSLLNGGLPKWKSEGRELAKGSSKVDPVKFEAVLESGLVIDWEATQLTSQNEEAIILDARPAERFAGEVQEPRPGLRSGHIPHSRNLPFMDLLEGPYRMMISEENLKELFQKSEIFQNKEIVCSCGSGVTACILALGLHLTGHDNVKIYDGSWTEWGGRHDLPIDTGS from the coding sequence ATGCCCTTCCAACTTAACTCACTCATTGAATCTGCTGAATTGGCAAATCACTTAGGTGATCCAAATTTGAAAATTATTGACGGTAGTTGGCATCTTCCAAAGGCCAACAGAGACGGTCGCCAAGAGTTTGAAAAAGAGCATATTCCCGGGGCAGTATTTCTGGATTTGGATGAATTATCTGATCAGGATAGTGAATTGCCGCATACCTTTCCAACCGAAGAATATTTTTCAACCAAGATAGGTGAACTGGGAGTTGATAATGAGAGTTGGGTTGTAGTGTATGATTCTACCGGATTGTTTTCTGCAGCTCGAATTTGGTGGATGTTCAGAACTTTTGGTCATCATAAGGTTTCCCTGCTCAATGGGGGCCTCCCAAAATGGAAATCAGAAGGGCGAGAATTGGCTAAGGGTTCGTCAAAAGTTGATCCTGTAAAATTTGAAGCTGTTTTAGAATCTGGACTTGTCATTGACTGGGAAGCGACACAGCTAACATCTCAGAATGAGGAGGCTATAATTCTTGATGCCCGTCCAGCAGAGAGATTTGCTGGTGAAGTTCAAGAACCCAGACCTGGGCTAAGAAGTGGACATATTCCTCATTCGAGAAATCTGCCATTTATGGATTTGCTGGAGGGTCCTTACCGGATGATGATTTCAGAGGAAAATCTAAAAGAGCTTTTTCAAAAATCTGAAATTTTTCAGAACAAGGAGATTGTCTGTTCCTGTGGTTCAGGAGTCACCGCTTGTATCTTGGCTTTGGGTTTACATCTGACAGGCCATGATAATGTCAAAATCTATGATGGTTCCTGGACTGAATGGGGTGGAAGACATGATCTCCCAATTGATACTGGAAGCTAA
- a CDS encoding ParA family protein codes for MQAVAFQNQKGGVGKSTLSLLVAEQLAQIGREVIFLDNDPQGNSTQWFLNRLTDADYPLILEELQTKNLYNLLQEFISPQNALLELPETSLKLLAATPNYEQAKTAFRDQPGHENLFRMLLRELRTEYLVCDTPGELSLLTNWSLSICDVIVIPVQTEMFAVETLPIQLERIRTARKYLNPELKKVYLLPNLFDTRLKSCHYALEYLVDHYRNMLIFHDDHQPLWIPKRAEVMGFIDSHEPVRSAELKNRLQVLVQALFPEFT; via the coding sequence ATGCAAGCGGTGGCTTTTCAAAATCAAAAGGGTGGTGTCGGTAAATCGACCTTGAGCCTTTTGGTAGCAGAGCAATTAGCACAAATTGGTAGGGAAGTTATCTTTCTTGACAATGATCCTCAGGGAAACTCTACCCAATGGTTCCTGAATCGGCTCACGGATGCAGATTACCCTCTGATCCTCGAAGAACTGCAAACTAAGAATCTTTACAATCTTCTTCAAGAGTTCATCTCACCACAAAATGCGCTGTTGGAGTTGCCTGAAACTTCTCTAAAACTGTTGGCCGCAACACCGAATTACGAACAAGCCAAAACAGCTTTCCGCGATCAACCTGGCCATGAAAACTTGTTCAGAATGCTGCTCAGAGAACTTAGGACGGAGTACCTTGTTTGCGATACGCCTGGTGAACTGTCACTGCTAACCAATTGGAGTTTGTCCATTTGTGATGTGATCGTAATCCCGGTACAGACTGAGATGTTTGCCGTAGAGACCCTACCCATCCAGCTAGAGCGAATACGGACAGCTCGAAAATATCTGAACCCAGAACTTAAGAAGGTTTATCTGCTTCCAAACCTCTTTGATACTCGTCTGAAGTCTTGCCACTACGCTCTTGAATATCTTGTGGATCATTATCGCAATATGTTGATTTTTCATGACGACCATCAGCCACTGTGGATTCCAAAACGTGCTGAGGTGATGGGGTTTATAGATAGTCACGAGCCTGTTCGAAGTGCTGAATTGAAGAATCGTCTGCAGGTTTTGGTGCAGGCCCTATTTCCGGAGTTTACATGA
- a CDS encoding sugar phosphate isomerase/epimerase, which produces MAKLGIHAFCFTPGWEANQADKLLPPLKELGISVVELPLLRPAEFDSKGTRQAFQKHGLGVTCSLGLPHHLDPTKDLKACTDFLDHALQVAAEAGSKILSGVTFGSIGKTSGAPRTDAEYDAMCMMLLHAASTAKSLDLRLGLEPCNRYETHLLNTGKQTIQALDRIGAENTFVHLDTYHMNIEEVNMSQGCQDCGSQLEYIHLSESNRGVPGRGCLNWEDTFFGLKAVNFQGTMTLESFIYVDDDIAGGLALWRPVTDSPEDILNVGIPFLIKKAKEAGLNLE; this is translated from the coding sequence ATGGCGAAGTTGGGAATACATGCATTCTGCTTCACTCCAGGATGGGAAGCGAATCAAGCTGACAAGTTGCTGCCACCTCTTAAGGAATTGGGAATTAGCGTTGTCGAGCTGCCACTATTGCGACCAGCTGAATTTGATTCGAAGGGAACCAGGCAGGCCTTCCAAAAGCACGGTCTGGGTGTTACTTGTTCTCTAGGTCTCCCTCATCACCTGGATCCGACTAAAGACTTGAAAGCATGCACAGATTTTTTGGACCATGCTCTTCAGGTTGCTGCTGAAGCGGGTTCAAAAATTCTTTCTGGAGTGACTTTTGGTTCGATCGGAAAAACTTCAGGTGCCCCAAGGACAGATGCTGAGTACGATGCGATGTGCATGATGCTTTTACATGCTGCCAGTACTGCAAAATCTTTGGACCTAAGATTGGGATTGGAACCTTGTAACCGCTATGAAACACATCTTTTAAATACTGGAAAGCAAACGATTCAAGCGCTTGACAGAATTGGAGCTGAGAATACTTTCGTTCATCTGGACACATATCATATGAACATTGAAGAAGTGAATATGTCTCAAGGCTGTCAAGACTGTGGAAGCCAACTGGAGTACATTCATCTTTCAGAGTCAAATCGTGGTGTGCCAGGAAGAGGTTGCTTAAACTGGGAAGACACCTTTTTTGGTCTGAAAGCAGTAAATTTTCAGGGGACTATGACCTTGGAGAGCTTCATTTATGTTGATGATGACATCGCAGGAGGTCTAGCTCTTTGGCGTCCAGTTACCGATAGTCCTGAAGATATTTTGAATGTGGGTATCCCCTTCCTTATCAAGAAAGCCAAGGAGGCTGGTCTCAATCTAGAGTGA
- a CDS encoding ATP-binding cassette domain-containing protein — MALLSLKGLNKSFGSIEVLRGIDLEINPSEVVGLVGDNGAGKSTLMKSITGVYSLDEGKIGFQNQDVTTLPPGERRARGIEMIYQDLALAPQQDIANNIFLGREPTKRLWGFLPGFVDKEKIDAEALKMIDRLGARIPSIHVPVGRLSGGQQQTVAIARALTFDPKLVIMDEPTAALAVREVEGVLKLIEQMRDAGIAVILISHRLNDIFAACQRIVVLRRGSVIADLQREATDMNEVVSFIVGAHG, encoded by the coding sequence ATGGCATTGTTAAGCTTGAAAGGACTAAATAAATCTTTTGGATCCATTGAGGTTTTAAGAGGAATTGACCTAGAAATAAACCCATCGGAAGTTGTTGGTCTGGTTGGCGATAATGGCGCAGGAAAGTCTACGTTGATGAAGTCCATCACAGGGGTTTATTCCCTAGATGAAGGAAAGATTGGTTTTCAAAATCAGGATGTGACCACCCTTCCTCCTGGTGAAAGAAGGGCTCGTGGTATTGAGATGATTTATCAAGACCTGGCACTTGCTCCCCAACAAGATATAGCAAACAACATATTTCTGGGTAGAGAACCCACTAAACGTCTCTGGGGTTTTCTTCCGGGATTTGTAGATAAAGAAAAGATTGATGCGGAAGCCCTCAAGATGATTGATCGGCTGGGTGCTCGGATACCCTCAATCCATGTCCCTGTTGGAAGATTGTCAGGAGGCCAGCAGCAAACCGTAGCAATTGCGAGGGCTCTGACCTTTGATCCGAAGTTGGTGATTATGGATGAGCCAACAGCAGCTCTCGCTGTTCGTGAGGTAGAAGGAGTTCTGAAGCTGATTGAGCAGATGAGAGATGCTGGAATAGCGGTGATCTTAATCAGCCATCGCTTGAATGATATTTTTGCAGCGTGCCAGCGAATTGTAGTTCTGAGAAGAGGTAGTGTGATTGCGGATCTTCAAAGGGAAGCCACTGATATGAATGAGGTGGTTTCCTTTATTGTGGGTGCTCACGGATAA
- a CDS encoding ABC transporter permease, protein MLSRLHIRLESLIVLVVLSAGMALLSPVFLSVNNLFNIILATATFGVLAIGATFVISSAGLDLSLGSVLGLSSVVGAALVVTLEWPWYFAIIGSLVAGTLAGAVNGFIVTRGMVPAFIVTLGMLGIARGLALIISAGRGIYGLPNEILFLGQARPLGVPTPVYILVLVAVISHYILAHTRFGHHTLALGDNEAAAKATGIDINRQRMLLYMLSGLMAGIAGLIFTARVNTGDPTAGLNYELLAITAAIIGGTNLFGGRGSILGTMIGALIMGVLQNGLNLLAVQAYYQQMAIGVVLIAAVWLDQVRDRKRF, encoded by the coding sequence TTGCTCTCCCGATTGCACATACGTCTAGAATCTCTCATCGTCCTAGTAGTGCTTTCTGCAGGAATGGCACTACTTTCTCCAGTTTTTCTCTCCGTTAACAATCTATTCAATATCATATTAGCCACAGCAACATTTGGGGTACTTGCAATCGGCGCTACGTTTGTGATCAGTTCTGCAGGGCTTGACCTTTCGCTTGGATCTGTTTTGGGGCTTTCTTCTGTGGTAGGAGCCGCATTGGTGGTAACTCTGGAATGGCCTTGGTATTTCGCCATCATTGGTTCGTTAGTTGCGGGGACATTGGCGGGAGCTGTCAACGGCTTCATCGTCACTAGAGGAATGGTCCCTGCCTTTATTGTGACTCTTGGGATGTTGGGGATTGCTCGGGGTCTTGCTTTAATTATTTCAGCAGGCCGTGGGATTTACGGTTTGCCAAATGAAATTCTTTTTCTTGGACAAGCAAGACCACTTGGAGTTCCTACACCAGTTTATATTCTGGTATTAGTTGCAGTTATCTCTCACTACATCCTTGCGCATACCCGATTTGGCCACCACACACTTGCGCTTGGTGACAATGAAGCGGCCGCTAAGGCCACAGGAATTGACATCAATCGACAAAGGATGTTGCTCTACATGCTTTCTGGGTTGATGGCTGGTATCGCTGGGCTGATTTTTACAGCTCGTGTCAATACTGGGGATCCAACGGCAGGTCTCAACTATGAGTTGCTTGCTATCACGGCTGCAATCATCGGAGGAACAAATCTCTTTGGAGGGAGAGGTTCGATTTTGGGAACCATGATTGGTGCCTTGATCATGGGTGTTCTCCAAAACGGTCTGAATTTGCTCGCCGTCCAAGCATACTACCAGCAAATGGCAATCGGCGTGGTTCTGATTGCTGCAGTATGGCTTGATCAAGTCCGTGATAGGAAGAGGTTCTGA